In one Pseudomonas sp. MM211 genomic region, the following are encoded:
- the recQ gene encoding DNA helicase RecQ — protein sequence MLEQAQRILKDVFGYDSFRGRQGAIIERVASGGDALVLMPTGGGKSLCFQVPGLLRDGLAVVVSPLIALMDDQVATLEELGVAAVALNSTLDADQQRDIADRIRRGEIKMLYLAPERLVQPRMLAFLQQLKVALFAIDEAHCVSQWGHDFRPEYLQLGQLAELFPEVPRIALTATADMRTREEIVNRLHLQNAERFLSSFDRPNIFYRIVPKEQPRKQLLAFLAARKGDAGIVYCLSRKKVEEVASFLSEQGFPALPYHAGLPSELRAYNQKRFLNEEGLIMVATIAFGMGIDKPNVRFVAHLDLPKSLEAYYQETGRGGRDGLPAEAWMAYGLQDMIFLKQMLANSEGDERHKRVEQHKLDAMLALCEETRCRRQVLLAYFDEDLPQPCGHCDNCTDGVQTWDATEPARQALSAIYRSGQRYGVGHLVDILLGRDNEKMRGLGHQHLSVFGVGSALSEGEWRSLFRQLVARGLADVDLEGYGGLRLSDSCRPLLRGEVTLQLRRDLKPQQSAKASGSPARQLVRGEEREQWEALRALRKRLAEEHGVPPYVIFPDATLLEMLRSKPTTLAEMARVSGVGARKLERYGDAFLEVLAGNETPQPVVDLRHELVSLARAGMTPAQIANQLGCSQKSAYSLLAEAIADQQISLEQALDLPEELLGEIQDAFLDGEGELPPVAQISPLFAGRVEEGVLHCVRAALQAEFEA from the coding sequence ATGCTCGAGCAGGCGCAACGCATCCTCAAAGACGTATTCGGCTATGACAGCTTCCGTGGCCGCCAGGGTGCGATCATCGAGCGTGTGGCCAGTGGCGGCGATGCGTTGGTGTTGATGCCGACCGGCGGCGGCAAGTCGCTGTGCTTCCAGGTACCCGGGTTGTTGCGTGACGGGCTGGCCGTAGTCGTTTCGCCGCTGATCGCGCTGATGGACGATCAGGTGGCGACCCTTGAAGAGCTGGGTGTCGCCGCAGTGGCGCTGAACTCGACACTGGACGCCGATCAGCAGCGCGATATCGCCGATCGCATTCGTCGCGGCGAGATCAAGATGCTCTATCTCGCCCCGGAGCGGCTGGTGCAGCCGCGCATGCTGGCCTTCCTGCAGCAGCTGAAGGTTGCCCTGTTCGCCATCGACGAAGCTCACTGCGTGTCTCAGTGGGGGCATGATTTCCGTCCCGAGTACCTGCAGTTGGGGCAGTTGGCCGAGCTGTTCCCCGAGGTGCCGCGCATTGCCCTGACCGCGACTGCCGACATGCGTACCCGCGAGGAGATCGTCAATCGTCTGCATCTGCAGAACGCTGAACGCTTCCTGTCCAGTTTCGACCGCCCCAACATCTTTTACCGCATCGTGCCCAAGGAGCAGCCCCGCAAGCAGTTGCTGGCGTTCCTGGCCGCGCGCAAGGGCGATGCCGGCATCGTCTATTGCCTGTCGCGCAAGAAGGTCGAAGAAGTCGCGTCGTTTCTATCCGAGCAGGGCTTCCCGGCACTGCCATACCACGCTGGCCTGCCCAGTGAGCTGCGCGCCTACAACCAGAAACGCTTCCTTAATGAGGAAGGGCTGATCATGGTGGCGACCATCGCCTTCGGCATGGGCATCGACAAGCCCAACGTGCGCTTCGTCGCCCACCTCGATTTGCCCAAGTCGTTGGAAGCCTATTACCAGGAAACCGGCCGTGGCGGCCGCGACGGTCTGCCTGCTGAAGCCTGGATGGCCTACGGGCTGCAGGACATGATCTTCCTCAAGCAGATGCTCGCCAACTCCGAGGGCGACGAGCGTCATAAGCGCGTGGAGCAGCACAAGCTCGATGCGATGCTGGCTTTGTGCGAGGAAACCCGTTGCCGTCGCCAGGTGTTGTTGGCCTATTTCGACGAAGACCTGCCGCAGCCCTGTGGCCATTGCGACAACTGCACCGACGGCGTGCAGACCTGGGATGCCACCGAGCCGGCTCGCCAGGCGCTGTCGGCCATCTACCGCAGTGGCCAGCGTTATGGCGTCGGCCACCTGGTGGACATTCTGCTGGGCCGTGACAACGAGAAGATGCGCGGCCTCGGCCACCAGCATCTTTCTGTATTCGGTGTTGGCAGTGCGCTCAGCGAAGGGGAGTGGCGCTCGCTGTTCCGTCAGCTGGTAGCGCGTGGCCTGGCAGATGTGGATCTGGAAGGCTACGGCGGGCTGCGTTTGTCTGACAGCTGCAGGCCTTTGCTGCGTGGCGAGGTGACGTTGCAGCTGCGCCGTGATCTCAAGCCGCAACAGAGCGCCAAGGCCTCGGGCAGCCCGGCACGGCAGTTGGTGCGTGGTGAAGAGCGCGAGCAGTGGGAAGCGCTGCGTGCCCTGCGCAAGCGTCTGGCCGAGGAGCACGGCGTACCGCCTTACGTCATCTTCCCCGACGCCACGCTGCTGGAGATGCTGCGCAGCAAACCCACCACGCTGGCGGAGATGGCCCGCGTCAGTGGCGTGGGGGCCCGTAAGCTGGAGCGCTACGGCGATGCCTTCCTCGAAGTACTGGCCGGCAACGAAACGCCGCAGCCAGTGGTGGACTTGCGCCATGAACTGGTCAGCCTGGCGCGCGCGGGCATGACCCCAGCGCAGATTGCCAATCAGCTCGGCTGCAGTCAGAAGAGCGCGTACTCGCTGCTCGCCGAAGCCATCGCTGACCAGCAGATCTCTCTGGAGCAGGCCCTCGATCTGCCGGAAGAGCTGCTTGGTGAGATTCAGGACGCTTTTCTCGATGGTGAGGGTGAGCTGCCGCCGGTGGCGCAAATCAGCCCGCTGTTCGCTGGGCGTGTGGAGGAGGGCGTGCTGCATTGCGTTCGTGCAGCGTTGCAAGCCGAATTCGAAGCCTGA
- a CDS encoding MarR family transcriptional regulator — MSQTEQHRFAMQLAQLSRSWRAELDRRLAGLGLSQARWLVLLHIGRFAELPTQRELAQSVGVEGPTLARLLDSLEAQGLVSRHAVPEDRRAKKIALCPPSKPLIEQIEAISTQLREELFAGIDEEELRRCQQVHARILGNLERR; from the coding sequence ATGTCCCAAACCGAACAACACCGTTTTGCCATGCAGTTGGCCCAGCTTTCCCGTTCCTGGCGTGCCGAGCTGGATCGGCGTCTCGCCGGTCTGGGGTTGTCCCAGGCGCGCTGGCTGGTACTGCTGCACATCGGCCGTTTCGCTGAATTGCCGACCCAGCGTGAGTTGGCTCAGAGCGTTGGTGTCGAGGGGCCAACGCTGGCGCGCTTGCTCGACAGCCTGGAGGCGCAGGGGCTGGTCAGCCGCCATGCGGTTCCCGAGGATCGTCGGGCCAAGAAAATCGCCTTGTGCCCGCCGTCCAAGCCGTTGATCGAGCAAATCGAGGCGATCTCCACGCAGTTGCGCGAAGAGCTTTTTGCTGGCATCGACGAGGAAGAACTGCGCCGTTGCCAGCAGGTGCACGCACGCATTCTGGGTAATCTGGAACGCCGCTGA
- a CDS encoding DHA2 family efflux MFS transporter permease subunit, whose translation MQGLSLLQRRFGPRYPQYLLVVLMLGSMAMILASTSINVALPAIMADFQIGRPLAQWLSTGFLAAMTAGLLLSAWAQARLGARMTAQAGLSLFIVTSLLALVADAAWQLIALRIIQGLCAGIVQPLAMVLIFQVFAGGGRGTALGAYGLGVMIAPTLGPTIGGYLVDDFGWYAVFWLPLPMCVLAMLAGQFLMPSERQRNTPFLDLWAFSLLCIGLFAWLGALAEAQRFPWGQPRVWLTGLIGTLAMASFLWRSRYSARPLLPLGLWRHVGFRKASWVALALGMGLYGTTYLIPLHVQTIEGYSAGRAGLLLLPTGILMGVASFLGGWLSDRLSTAVLLVSGLLMLALSSFGLGWLEPGASFLVLCCWACVGRIGLGILLPALSTGALDILDREQLAHGAGAITFVRQLGGAFGVNLLTFFLEWRHRQEGGDFAAEVVAFQQSYLLMGVLFVLTVIAAWNIRPSQR comes from the coding sequence ATGCAGGGACTGTCTCTGCTGCAGAGACGCTTCGGGCCGCGCTATCCTCAGTATCTTCTGGTCGTGCTGATGCTCGGCAGCATGGCGATGATTCTGGCGTCGACCAGCATCAATGTGGCCTTGCCAGCAATCATGGCCGACTTCCAGATTGGCCGTCCGCTGGCTCAGTGGTTGTCCACGGGGTTTCTCGCGGCGATGACTGCCGGCCTGCTGCTGTCAGCGTGGGCGCAGGCCCGGCTGGGTGCCCGTATGACGGCGCAGGCCGGTTTGAGTCTGTTCATCGTTACGTCATTACTCGCACTGGTTGCCGATGCCGCCTGGCAACTGATCGCCTTGCGCATCATCCAGGGGCTGTGTGCCGGCATCGTCCAGCCGCTGGCGATGGTGCTGATCTTTCAGGTGTTCGCTGGCGGCGGTCGCGGTACCGCGCTGGGGGCCTACGGGCTAGGCGTGATGATCGCGCCAACGCTGGGGCCGACCATCGGCGGCTATCTGGTCGATGACTTTGGCTGGTATGCGGTGTTCTGGCTGCCTCTGCCAATGTGCGTACTGGCCATGCTCGCCGGGCAATTTCTGATGCCCAGCGAGCGTCAGCGCAATACACCATTTCTCGACCTCTGGGCTTTCAGCCTGCTGTGCATCGGCTTGTTCGCCTGGCTCGGTGCGCTGGCTGAGGCGCAGCGCTTTCCCTGGGGGCAGCCGCGGGTCTGGCTGACTGGCCTGATCGGTACTCTGGCGATGGCCAGCTTTCTATGGCGCAGTCGCTATAGCGCTCGCCCGTTGCTACCGCTCGGGCTCTGGCGGCATGTCGGTTTTCGCAAGGCCAGTTGGGTTGCACTCGCCCTGGGCATGGGCCTCTACGGCACCACCTATCTGATTCCACTGCATGTGCAGACCATCGAGGGCTATAGCGCTGGCAGAGCCGGTTTGCTGTTGCTGCCAACCGGCATTCTGATGGGCGTGGCCTCGTTTCTCGGCGGTTGGTTGAGTGATCGGCTGTCCACCGCGGTGTTGCTGGTCAGTGGTTTGCTGATGCTGGCGCTGTCTTCGTTCGGGCTGGGCTGGCTGGAACCGGGGGCCTCGTTTCTGGTGCTTTGCTGCTGGGCCTGCGTCGGCCGTATTGGTCTGGGTATCCTGCTGCCCGCGTTGAGTACTGGCGCGCTGGACATTCTTGACCGTGAACAGCTTGCGCACGGAGCGGGCGCCATCACTTTCGTGCGTCAGTTGGGCGGTGCATTTGGAGTGAACCTGCTGACCTTCTTTCTGGAATGGCGTCATCGCCAGGAGGGTGGTGATTTCGCGGCTGAGGTGGTGGCGTTTCAGCAGAGCTATCTGCTAATGGGCGTGCTGTTCGTACTTACCGTGATTGCCGCCTGGAATATCCGCCCGTCACAACGTTGA
- a CDS encoding FimV/HubP family polar landmark protein, whose protein sequence is MTRVRHLLIGLASGSAFYSGLAPALGLGEITLHSALNQPLNAEIELLAVGDEMSASDIKVSLAPADAFNLAGVDRVYFLNDLRFSPVMRGGNSVVRVVSNQPVREPYLNFIVELKRPGGQLLREYTVLLDPPTSSSYNSQAAQVGNEQFTSYAPPRRTPIASRGERYQVTSGDSLWTIASKLRVEGNQSSLQDLMLDIHALNPQAFSNGDIHRLRAGVSLLLPDHARMPEAAPSQPAQSGSAPQPEAPAQIIPDTAPQQPAEPQVEVLAQIRRVEEEVANRSAENLQLQQDLLVVQNQLKDMMTRMEARDQQIAQLLEQLAERPAPAAPALPAAETAPSAATQAPAVAPVPAAQPAAEGFWNLWNVLLASLLALLALALLLFKRKRKPDPETIAEPVIVVPPVVQAVAPMAVEPVVATRTAVVDVPLPVRSPVVARTEPNATDPLEGANIYIAYGRLGEAVTALRQASQANPQRLDIRFRLLEVLAQQGNTAAFAEEEAKLRRDGFEDARIDQLKSRYPALFASPPETLESFDSLEPLEGLEELTLELDDLPSSAPEQKKGQDDDFQLNLDDLSLDADWDLVNPFENGARKKRAGVEPTTSEVPSAEQSTDIFGHDASSPFAGTMLVEEEGQEDDWLDLDDLPADEADGLDRFVTNEANLTKLNLAMAYIEQDDLEAACDILNEVLNEGDEEEKQEARELLARIA, encoded by the coding sequence ATGACTCGTGTTCGTCACTTATTAATCGGCCTGGCATCGGGGTCGGCATTCTATTCGGGACTGGCGCCAGCGCTGGGGCTGGGAGAGATCACCCTGCATTCGGCGCTTAATCAGCCGCTGAACGCCGAGATCGAGCTGTTGGCAGTCGGCGACGAAATGAGTGCTTCGGATATCAAGGTCTCACTGGCGCCGGCGGATGCCTTCAATCTTGCCGGTGTCGATCGCGTTTACTTCCTCAATGACCTGCGTTTCAGTCCAGTGATGCGTGGCGGCAACAGCGTCGTGCGGGTGGTCTCCAATCAGCCCGTGCGCGAGCCCTACCTGAATTTCATCGTCGAGCTAAAACGTCCGGGCGGCCAGTTGCTGCGCGAATATACGGTGCTGCTCGACCCGCCGACGTCGTCTTCCTACAACAGCCAGGCCGCCCAGGTCGGCAATGAACAGTTCACCTCATACGCGCCGCCGCGCCGCACGCCGATCGCCAGTCGTGGTGAGCGATATCAGGTGACCAGTGGGGATAGTCTTTGGACGATCGCTTCCAAGCTGCGGGTAGAGGGCAATCAGTCCTCCCTGCAGGACTTGATGCTGGACATACACGCCCTTAACCCCCAGGCGTTCAGCAACGGCGACATCCATCGCCTGCGCGCCGGCGTTTCGTTGCTGTTGCCGGATCATGCCCGTATGCCTGAGGCTGCGCCAAGCCAGCCTGCTCAGTCAGGTTCTGCACCACAACCTGAAGCGCCTGCGCAAATCATTCCCGATACCGCGCCGCAGCAGCCTGCCGAGCCGCAGGTAGAAGTGCTCGCGCAGATTCGACGCGTCGAAGAAGAAGTCGCCAATCGCAGTGCCGAGAACCTGCAACTCCAGCAGGATCTGCTGGTGGTGCAGAACCAGTTGAAAGACATGATGACGCGCATGGAAGCGCGTGATCAGCAGATCGCCCAATTGCTCGAACAGCTCGCTGAGCGTCCGGCACCTGCTGCGCCGGCTTTGCCGGCCGCCGAGACTGCACCGTCTGCGGCCACGCAGGCACCCGCAGTAGCTCCGGTACCTGCCGCGCAGCCAGCCGCAGAAGGGTTCTGGAATCTGTGGAACGTGCTACTTGCATCTCTGCTGGCGCTACTGGCGCTTGCCTTGTTGCTCTTCAAGCGTAAGCGCAAACCTGATCCTGAAACCATTGCCGAGCCTGTGATTGTTGTGCCCCCGGTGGTTCAGGCAGTCGCACCGATGGCTGTAGAGCCTGTCGTAGCGACGCGCACGGCCGTGGTCGACGTACCGCTGCCAGTACGTTCCCCCGTTGTAGCGCGCACTGAGCCGAATGCTACCGATCCGCTGGAAGGCGCCAATATCTATATCGCCTATGGCCGCCTGGGTGAAGCAGTAACGGCGTTGCGTCAGGCTTCCCAGGCTAATCCGCAACGTCTTGATATCCGCTTCCGCCTGCTCGAAGTACTGGCCCAGCAGGGCAACACAGCCGCTTTCGCCGAAGAGGAAGCGAAGTTGCGTCGGGACGGTTTCGAGGATGCACGTATCGACCAGCTCAAGAGCCGTTACCCGGCTCTGTTTGCGTCGCCGCCAGAAACGCTGGAGTCTTTCGATTCGCTGGAGCCGTTGGAGGGACTGGAGGAACTGACCCTCGAATTGGACGACCTGCCATCCTCTGCGCCCGAGCAGAAAAAAGGCCAGGACGACGACTTCCAGTTGAACCTGGACGATTTGTCGCTGGATGCCGACTGGGATCTGGTCAACCCCTTCGAGAACGGCGCGCGCAAGAAACGTGCTGGCGTAGAGCCCACAACTTCCGAGGTGCCAAGCGCCGAGCAGTCCACCGATATTTTCGGTCATGATGCCAGCAGCCCATTCGCTGGCACCATGTTGGTGGAGGAAGAAGGGCAAGAGGACGATTGGCTCGATCTGGATGATTTGCCTGCTGATGAGGCCGATGGTCTCGACCGGTTCGTCACCAACGAGGCGAACCTGACCAAGCTCAACCTAGCGATGGCCTACATTGAACAGGATGATCTGGAAGCCGCCTGCGACATCCTCAACGAAGTGCTCAACGAGGGTGACGAAGAAGAGAAGCAGGAAGCCCGCGAGCTGCTTGCGCGTATTGCCTGA
- a CDS encoding SelT/SelW/SelH family protein, whose translation MTPNKAEVTITYCTQCQWLLRAAWLAQELLSTFADDLARVSLEPATGGTFRIQCNGVEIWERKADGGFPEAKVLKQRVRDVIDPARDLGHSDRPATN comes from the coding sequence ATGACCCCTAACAAAGCCGAAGTCACCATCACCTATTGCACCCAGTGCCAATGGTTGCTGCGCGCTGCCTGGCTGGCCCAAGAGCTGTTGTCGACCTTCGCTGATGACCTTGCCAGGGTGAGCCTGGAGCCAGCCACTGGCGGTACCTTTCGCATCCAGTGCAACGGTGTGGAAATCTGGGAGCGCAAGGCCGATGGCGGCTTTCCCGAAGCCAAGGTGCTCAAGCAGCGGGTGCGCGACGTGATCGACCCGGCCCGTGATCTTGGCCATAGCGATCGCCCGGCAACGAACTGA
- a CDS encoding DMT family transporter → MNTRNALLGLHLGALAFGLSGIFGELANTTPIAIVSGRALFAVLALGLFLLALGRPLRIAARHLAWLGLGGLLLGAHWLTFFESVRVSGVAIATLGFASFPAFTVLLEVLLGERPRPGEYLMVALVSVGLLMVAPALDTSDSNTQGLLWGVMSGLLFALLSLLGRAIASHVDPIQAALGQNLVALACSLPFAGATLQGLAAPQWFWLALLGVFCTGLAHSLLVASLRVVKARSAALIFALEPVYGISFAWLLFSQTPTPGMLAGGSLIIVAVCMSAAQAGSGPVPKAA, encoded by the coding sequence ATGAACACCCGCAATGCGCTGCTCGGCCTGCATCTGGGGGCGCTGGCGTTCGGCCTGTCCGGCATCTTTGGCGAACTGGCGAACACCACGCCGATTGCCATCGTCAGTGGCCGCGCGCTGTTCGCCGTACTTGCCCTGGGCCTGTTTCTCCTTGCGCTGGGCAGACCGTTGCGTATTGCCGCTCGCCATCTCGCCTGGTTAGGGCTTGGTGGGTTGCTGCTGGGGGCTCACTGGCTGACCTTCTTCGAGTCGGTGCGGGTCTCCGGGGTGGCCATCGCTACCCTGGGTTTCGCCAGTTTTCCGGCCTTCACGGTCTTGCTCGAAGTGCTGCTGGGAGAACGCCCACGGCCTGGCGAGTACCTGATGGTCGCCTTGGTCAGCGTTGGCCTGCTGATGGTCGCGCCGGCCCTGGATACGAGTGACAGCAACACCCAAGGGCTGCTTTGGGGAGTAATGTCAGGGCTGCTATTCGCCTTGTTGTCGCTGCTCGGCCGGGCGATAGCCTCGCATGTCGATCCTATCCAGGCGGCACTCGGCCAGAACCTGGTAGCCCTGGCCTGCTCCCTGCCATTCGCAGGTGCGACGCTGCAGGGCCTGGCAGCCCCGCAATGGTTCTGGCTGGCTCTGCTGGGCGTGTTTTGCACGGGGTTGGCGCATAGCCTGCTGGTGGCCAGTCTGCGGGTCGTCAAAGCGCGCAGCGCAGCACTGATTTTCGCCCTCGAGCCGGTGTACGGCATCAGCTTCGCCTGGCTGCTGTTCAGTCAGACGCCAACGCCTGGCATGCTTGCCGGTGGCAGCCTGATCATCGTGGCGGTATGCATGAGCGCCGCTCAGGCGGGTTCGGGGCCAGTGCCGAAAGCGGCCTAG
- a CDS encoding tRNA-binding protein, which yields MQIIEWQDFERVELRVGTLISAAPNEKALKPAYVLQVDLGELGIRTSSAQLTAHYSADELVGRQVLCVCNFAPKRIAGVRSEVLVTGVYDSAGKVVLASFDKPLPNGARLA from the coding sequence ATGCAAATCATCGAGTGGCAGGACTTCGAGCGCGTCGAACTGCGCGTCGGCACCCTCATCAGCGCGGCGCCCAATGAAAAAGCCTTGAAACCCGCCTACGTACTGCAGGTGGATCTCGGCGAACTGGGCATTCGCACTTCCAGCGCCCAGCTCACCGCCCACTACAGCGCAGACGAACTGGTGGGGCGCCAGGTGCTGTGCGTTTGCAACTTCGCCCCCAAACGCATTGCTGGGGTGCGCTCTGAAGTACTGGTAACGGGGGTCTATGACAGCGCTGGCAAAGTCGTCCTGGCCAGCTTCGACAAGCCACTGCCAAATGGCGCGCGCCTGGCATGA
- a CDS encoding helix-turn-helix transcriptional regulator, with the protein MSALLSVRHYHQDIVCHEHDHAQLVFGLSGHLQFEVEGLGSRISRQTLVVVPAGARHACDSRHGSECLVLDVPAGNWLEHHLGDHADASQRLLEAPQKVELSVTQSGLVNWLAASPINDPLIARQGSILLLASLSAEADQRPSLGLPLTVLNAYIERHAAHPIQVADLASLAGLSAARFHNRFLDETGLTPMAYVRDKRLRLGRQLLHNSRLSVGEIAARVGYTSQSAFTAALSRQFGETPKALRERQPRDK; encoded by the coding sequence ATGTCAGCGCTCTTGTCAGTACGCCACTACCATCAGGACATCGTCTGCCACGAGCATGACCATGCCCAGTTGGTTTTCGGCCTGAGCGGACACCTGCAGTTCGAGGTTGAAGGCCTGGGCAGCCGCATCAGCCGGCAGACCCTGGTGGTGGTGCCTGCCGGTGCGCGCCACGCCTGCGACAGCCGCCACGGTAGCGAATGCCTGGTGCTCGACGTTCCCGCAGGCAATTGGCTTGAGCATCACCTCGGCGATCACGCCGATGCCAGCCAACGCCTGCTGGAAGCGCCGCAGAAAGTCGAGCTGTCGGTGACGCAGAGCGGCCTAGTCAACTGGCTTGCCGCCAGCCCGATCAACGATCCGCTGATCGCTCGTCAAGGCTCCATCCTGTTGCTGGCCAGCCTCAGCGCAGAAGCTGATCAACGTCCCAGCCTGGGTCTGCCGCTTACGGTGCTGAACGCCTACATCGAGCGACACGCCGCCCACCCGATCCAGGTGGCGGATCTGGCCAGCCTTGCCGGGCTTTCCGCTGCGCGCTTTCACAACCGCTTTCTCGACGAAACAGGGCTCACGCCCATGGCCTACGTGCGCGACAAACGCCTGCGCCTGGGCCGGCAGCTGCTGCACAACAGTCGCCTGAGTGTCGGCGAGATCGCCGCACGGGTCGGCTACACCTCGCAGAGCGCCTTCACCGCAGCCCTCTCCCGGCAATTCGGCGAAACGCCCAAGGCGCTGCGCGAGCGCCAGCCTCGCGACAAATAA
- a CDS encoding UDP-2,3-diacylglucosamine diphosphatase, which translates to MSIAQLVRPSRKQRVRTLWISDVHLGTRDTQAEHLAAFLKRYQAERIYLVGDIIDGWKLRGGIYWPQAHTNVIRRLLTMSKRGTQVIYVTGNHDEFLRRYSKLLLGNIQLVDEAEHVTADGRRLLVIHGDQFDVITRYHRWLAFLGDSAYTFTLVLNRWLNHWRRRYGYGYWSLSAYLKHKVKTAVNFISDFEEAITHECARRGFDGVVCGHIHHAEIRKLGDVEYLNCGDWVESCTALIEHPDGRIELYRLADEQERLAQLQADKVAVIEPAA; encoded by the coding sequence ATGAGCATCGCACAACTGGTAAGGCCGAGCCGCAAGCAACGTGTCCGTACGCTGTGGATTTCCGATGTGCACCTGGGCACGCGGGACACCCAGGCCGAGCACCTGGCGGCTTTTCTCAAGCGTTATCAGGCCGAGCGTATCTACCTGGTGGGCGACATCATCGACGGCTGGAAGCTGCGCGGTGGCATCTACTGGCCGCAGGCGCATACCAATGTGATCAGGCGCCTGCTGACCATGAGCAAGCGCGGCACTCAGGTGATTTACGTCACCGGCAATCATGACGAATTCCTGCGCCGCTACTCGAAGCTGCTGCTGGGCAACATTCAGCTGGTCGACGAGGCCGAGCACGTTACCGCCGATGGCCGGCGCCTGTTGGTCATCCACGGCGACCAGTTCGACGTGATCACCCGTTATCACCGTTGGCTGGCCTTTCTCGGCGACTCGGCCTACACCTTCACGCTGGTGCTCAATCGCTGGCTCAATCACTGGCGGCGTCGCTACGGTTACGGCTACTGGTCGCTGTCCGCCTACCTCAAGCACAAGGTCAAGACGGCGGTGAACTTCATCAGCGATTTCGAGGAAGCCATCACCCACGAATGCGCCCGTCGCGGCTTCGACGGTGTGGTGTGCGGGCATATTCACCACGCCGAGATTCGCAAGCTGGGCGATGTCGAGTACCTCAACTGCGGCGACTGGGTCGAATCCTGCACGGCGCTGATCGAACACCCGGACGGGCGCATCGAGCTGTATCGCCTTGCCGATGAGCAGGAGCGGCTGGCGCAACTACAGGCAGACAAGGTCGCGGTCATCGAGCCAGCCGCATGA
- a CDS encoding glycosyltransferase family 4 protein translates to MRLLIVTDAWAPQVNGVVTSLQALVSELRDMGHLVEVLAPGAFRCVPCPSYPEIPLAWNLWRVAAAIEAFAPDCVHLATEGPLGWAARRWLLRRGMAFSSAVHTRFPEYLTTRCPWLPLGLGYAYLRLFHRPSQAVLVSTERLRAGLASRGLQRLALWRKGVNTRLFAPKARDQTPVTAVFLYVGRIAPEKNLQAFLDLDLPGEKWVVGDGPQREALQQAYAQVRFFGYRHGEALADFYRRANVLVFPSLTDTYGLVMLEAQACGTPVAAFAVPGPLDVVVPGVTGVLADDLRQACLAALELDRRHCAQEAGRQSWRASAVEFLARQPLLSGESLDVELPPRAAGLGTT, encoded by the coding sequence ATGAGGCTGCTGATCGTTACCGATGCCTGGGCGCCGCAGGTCAATGGCGTGGTCACCAGCCTGCAGGCCTTGGTCAGCGAGTTGCGGGATATGGGGCATCTTGTCGAGGTGCTCGCGCCGGGTGCATTTCGCTGCGTGCCCTGTCCGAGCTACCCGGAGATTCCCCTGGCCTGGAACCTGTGGCGGGTCGCTGCGGCCATCGAGGCATTCGCTCCGGATTGCGTGCACCTGGCGACCGAGGGGCCCTTGGGTTGGGCCGCGCGACGTTGGCTGCTGCGCCGAGGCATGGCTTTTTCCAGCGCTGTGCACACCCGTTTTCCCGAGTACCTGACAACTCGCTGCCCGTGGCTTCCGCTGGGGTTGGGGTATGCCTATCTGCGTCTGTTTCATCGTCCCAGCCAGGCGGTGCTGGTCAGTACCGAGCGATTGCGCGCGGGGCTCGCCAGCCGAGGGCTGCAGCGCCTGGCGTTATGGCGCAAGGGCGTGAATACCCGGCTGTTCGCCCCCAAGGCCCGTGATCAGACGCCGGTGACCGCGGTATTCCTGTACGTGGGGCGGATCGCGCCGGAGAAGAACCTGCAGGCATTTCTCGATCTCGATCTACCCGGTGAGAAGTGGGTGGTCGGTGATGGGCCGCAGCGAGAGGCGCTGCAACAGGCTTATGCGCAGGTCAGATTCTTTGGCTACCGGCACGGCGAGGCGTTAGCCGATTTCTATCGTCGTGCCAATGTGCTGGTGTTTCCCTCGCTGACCGATACCTACGGCCTGGTGATGCTCGAAGCCCAGGCCTGTGGCACCCCGGTGGCAGCTTTCGCCGTGCCGGGGCCTCTGGATGTGGTGGTGCCGGGTGTGACGGGCGTGCTCGCCGATGATTTGCGTCAGGCGTGCCTGGCAGCGCTGGAGCTGGATCGCAGGCACTGTGCGCAGGAGGCCGGGCGACAATCCTGGCGCGCGTCGGCTGTCGAGTTTCTGGCCCGACAGCCACTGCTGAGTGGTGAGTCGCTGGATGTCGAATTGCCGCCGCGAGCCGCGGGGCTGGGCACTACATGA